The Bombus terrestris chromosome 9, iyBomTerr1.2, whole genome shotgun sequence genome contains a region encoding:
- the LOC100643615 gene encoding glycerol-3-phosphate dehydrogenase [NAD(+)], cytoplasmic, with product MTTEGKKRVCIVGSGNWGSAIAKIVGANAVKYNNIFETRVTMYVYEEIVNSQKLTDIINQLHENVKYLPGHKLPENIVAVPDVVEAAKDADILIFVIPHQFIRTLCATLLGKIKPTAVGVSLIKGFDRGDGTNIELISKIIEKNLRIQCYVLMGANLANEVAEEKFCETTIGCRDKRLAPVLRDLIQTPNFRVVVVEDCEAVEVCGALKNIVACAAGFVDGMGLGDNTKAAVIRLGLMEMVKFVDTFYSGSKLSTFFESCGVADLITTCYGGRNRRVCEQYVKTGKTIRQLEEELLGGQKLQGPATADEVHGMLKAKNLLEKFPLFTAVHRICTEQIRPADLLDQIRNHPEHVMKIEGGK from the exons ATGActacagaaggaaagaagagggTATGCATTGTAGGAAGCGGCAATTG GGGTTCAGCCATTGCAAAAATTGTAGGTGCCAATGCAGTCAAATATAACAACATATTTGAAACACGCGTGACAATGTATGTTTACGAAGAAATAGTGAACAGTCAAAAGCTGACTGACATCATAAATCAGTTGCATGAAAACGTGAAATATCTTCCTGGGCACAAATTGccagaaaatatt GTTGCCGTCCCAGACGTCGTTGAAGCTGCCAAAGATGCGGATATTCTTATTTTCGTAATACCTCATCAGTTTATACGAACACTATGTGCAACATTGCTCGGTAAAATTAAACCAACCGCGGTTGGTGTATCATTAATTAAG GGTTTTGATCGAGGTGATGGAACGAATATCGAATTAATTTCCAAAATCATTGAAAAAAATTTAAGAATCcaatgttacgttttaatgGGAGCAAATCTAGCTAACGAAGTTGCCGAGGAGAAGTTCTGTGAAACAACTATTG gTTGTAGAGATAAACGTTTGGCCCCAGTGTTAAGGGACCTTATTCAAACTCCTAATTTCAGAGTTGTAGTTGTTGAAGACTGTGAAGCTGTTGAAGTATGTGGTGCATTAAAG AATATCGTGGCATGCGCCGCTGGTTTCGTAGATGGTATGGGACTAGGTGATAATACAAAAGCTGCTGTTATCAGATTGGGATTAATGGAAATGGTCAAGTTCGTAGACACATTTTACAGTGGCTCGAAACTTTCAACGTTCTTCGAAAGTTGCGGTGTAGCAGATTTGATAACTACTTGCTACGGTGGAAGAAATCGCAGAGTTTGCGAGCAATATGTTAAAACTGGAAAA ACTATTAGGCAGCTCGAAGAGGAACTTTTAGGTGGTCAAAAATTGCAAGGACCAGCCACAGCTGATGAAGTTCACGGAATGCTAAAAGCTAAGAATTTGCTAGAAAAATTCCCGTTATTTACTGCTGTACACCGCATCTGCACTGAACAAATAAGACCAGCAGATTTACTTGACCAAATTCGTAATCATCCTGAACATGT GATGAAGATCGAAGGTGGTAAATGA
- the LOC100644139 gene encoding peroxiredoxin-6, which translates to MRLNSIFPNFEIDSTKGKINFYDWQGDSWVVLFSHPADFTPVCTTELGRLAVHQPSFERRNTKLLAHSVDKLQDHIDWVNDIRSYCHDIPGEFPYPILADHDRKLAVKLDMIDEDSKDDPDKALTVRALYIISPDHRLRLSMHYPTSTGRNVDEILRVIDSLQLVDKRPEVATPANWVPGEKVMILPTVKDEELIELFPKGVDKVSMPSGKVYVRTTTDY; encoded by the exons ATGAGGCTTAATTCGATATTTCCCAATTTTGAGATTGACTCTACTAAggggaaaattaatttttacgattggCAGGGAGATTC ATGGGTCGTTCTATTTTCTCATCCTGCTGACTTTACACCGGTTTGCACCACCGAATTGGGTCGTTTAGCAGTGCATCAACCCAGTTTTGAACGTCGAAACACAAAACTGTTGGCTCATTCCGTTGACAAACTACAGGATCATATTGATTGGGTTAAT GATATTAGATCATATTGCCACGACATTCCTGGGGAATTCCCATACCCAATTCTTGCCGATCATGATCGTAAACTGGCAGTGAAGTTGGATATGATCGACGAAGACAGCAAAGATGATCCGGATAAAGCTCTAACTGTTCGTGCTTTGTACATTATAAGCCCCGATCATCGTTTACGTTTATCGATGCATTATCCAACGTCCACTGGACGTAACGTAGA TGAAATACTGAGAGTTATAGATTCCTTACAACTTGTTGACAAGAGACCAGAAGTAGCAACCCCTGCTAACTGGGTG CCTGGTGAAAAAGTTATGATACTTCCAACTGTGAAAGATGAAGAACTCATTGAACTCTTCCCCAAAGGAGTGGACAAAGTATCAATGCCTTCTGGAAAGGTTTACGTCCGCACAACCACAGATTATTGA
- the LOC100644261 gene encoding complex III assembly factor LYRM7 isoform X2, which yields MATFQGDDHALQVTRNKLNEEYKKYKNVTNPAAIEELNKFAEEVEYELRTTVIQAVETKPGTFELRLTPDKLIDSVPYKDEECNSSNKDVDLSISTSKDKPK from the exons ATGGCTACTTTTCAAGGTGATGACCATGCATTACAAg TTACAAGGAATAAGTTAAACGAAGAGTACAAAAAGTACAAAAATGTCACAAACCCAGCTGCTATTGAAGAG CTAAACAAATTTGCGGAAGAAGTAGAATACGAACTACGAACAACAGTAATTCAAGCAGTTGAAACAAAACCTGGAACTTTCG AATTACGTCTTACACCTGATAAATTGATAGATAGTGTACCTTACAAGGATGAGGAATGTAACAGTAGTAATAAAGATGTAGATCTAAGTATATCCACTTCAAAAGATAAACCAAAATAG
- the LOC100644261 gene encoding complex III assembly factor LYRM7 isoform X1, producing MGDNLRLKVLRTFKKLHRTRMATFQGDDHALQVTRNKLNEEYKKYKNVTNPAAIEELNKFAEEVEYELRTTVIQAVETKPGTFELRLTPDKLIDSVPYKDEECNSSNKDVDLSISTSKDKPK from the exons ATGGGAGATAATCTGCGACTAAAG GTCTTACGCACATTTAAAAAACTGCATCGTACGCGGATGGCTACTTTTCAAGGTGATGACCATGCATTACAAg TTACAAGGAATAAGTTAAACGAAGAGTACAAAAAGTACAAAAATGTCACAAACCCAGCTGCTATTGAAGAG CTAAACAAATTTGCGGAAGAAGTAGAATACGAACTACGAACAACAGTAATTCAAGCAGTTGAAACAAAACCTGGAACTTTCG AATTACGTCTTACACCTGATAAATTGATAGATAGTGTACCTTACAAGGATGAGGAATGTAACAGTAGTAATAAAGATGTAGATCTAAGTATATCCACTTCAAAAGATAAACCAAAATAG
- the LOC100643940 gene encoding zinc finger protein 468: protein MMNKECPSCRQIINTSRTRLVKDNCGHIKCRMCLIYEEQGCKICINEHCIQNIGNYDCSPSEKKILNNASTSDKGNISNDVLPLELVINKNSKLKANNIELISVDYINNYELYPEDVFNNTKEIHKSSTTEIKNNVVSNKLYISNIESNNILLNVYPHLSNNVVLKSPSNKTAEIFNGEVKTEYSKKEKLKSKSIKCHDRNHITVIPGTPEKYKCNICNKIFRNKKGKCYHDACITGVKPYQCSFCDKSFIKRSHFEYHERIHRGYKPYKCNLCDKAFPQQNKLNRHMYSHGEKQFTCPKCDKRYSKQDDLKNHLDAHNETSTYSCKACEKTFRMLTNLKRHLKTHSNERPYVCDQCNKSFKDKSLLIRHKKIHGKDRPFSCAHCSRVFLSKSELRRHLTVHSDEKPFSCKFCETVFRRKDNLHRHIRHHHPESPSFSNNKIQSTILETEIKLTKAKQLNTKQKQTTKKTQKIASNLLPKTPTKVSVVCISSCDQISSRLDSMGNITPVIRTTNEVSNAVSVINGPINIKKLDDKSDTKKKTFTYTEPIPLAEAVVINKRIEEKLYPQNASSHNYFLRNCLNCTDKPYPAFVNQISRTNSNQ, encoded by the exons aTGATGAACAAAGAATGTCCAAGTTGTAggcaaataataaatacatcacGTACAAGACTTGTGAAAGATAATTGCGGACACATTAAATGTCGTATGTGTTTAATATATGAAGAACAAGGTtgcaaaatttgtataaatgagCATTGTATACAAAATATCGGAAATTATG ATTGCTCTCCTTcagagaaaaagatattaaataatgCTTCTACTTCTGATAAAGGTAATATATCTAATGACGTATTACCCTTGGAattagttattaataaaaattccaaactcAAAGCAAATAATATTGAATTGATTTCTGtcgattatataaataactatGAATTATATCCTGAAGATGTATTTAATAACACAAAAGAGATACATAAATCTTCTACAACAGAGATTAAAAACAATGTTGTGTCAAACAAACTATATATTTCAAACATAGAATCGAACAATATACTTCTAAATGTGTATCCACATTTAAGTAATAATGTAGTATTAAAATCACCTAGCAATAAAACAGCAGAAATTTTCAATGGG GAAGTTAAAACAGAATAttcaaaaaaagagaaattaaaaagtaaatcaATAAAATGTCATGATCGTAATCATATTACTGTGATACCAGGGACACCAGAAAAGTATAAAtgcaatatatgtaataaaatttttcgaaaCAAGAAAGGAAAATGTTATCATGATGCTTGTATAACTGGCGTTAAACCTTATCAATGTTCTTTTTGTGataaaagtttcattaaaaggtCTCATTTTGAATATCATGAAAGAATTCATAGAGGATACAAACCATATAAATGTAATCTTTGTGACAAAGCATTTCCTCAGCAAAATAAGCTTAATAGGCACATGTATTCACATG ggGAAAAACAATTTACATGTCCTAAATGTGATAAAAGGTATTCCAAACAAGATGATTTAAAAAATCACTTAGATGCACATAATGAAACGTCCACATATTCTTGTAAAGCATGTGAAAAAACTTTCAGGATGTTAACCAATTTAAAACGTCATCTAAAAACACATTCTA atGAAAGACCATATGTATGCGATCAATGCAATAAAAGCTTCAAAGATAAATCATTGTTAATTCGTCATAAAAAGATACATGGGAAAGATAGACCATTCTCATGTGCACACTGCAGTAGAGTATTTTTATCTAAAAGTGAATTAAGACGTCATTTGACAGTTCATTCAG atgaGAAGCCATTTTCTTGCAAATTCTGTGAAACTGTGTTTAGAAGGAAAGATAATTTACACAGACATATTAGACATCATCATCCAGAAAGTCCATCTTTTAGTAATAATAAGATACAGAGTACAATTCTTGAAAccgaaataaaattaacaaaagcCAAACAGTTGAATACTAAACAAAAACAAACGACAAAAAAGACACAAAAAATTGCTTCCAATTTATTACCAAAAACTCCAACTAAAGTATCAGTGGTTTGCATAAGTTCATGTGACCAAATCAGTTCTAGATTAGATTCAATGGGTAACATCACACCTGTTATAAGAACTACCAATGAAGTGAGTAATGCAGTTTCTGTTATTAATGGaccaattaatattaaaaaactagATGATAAGTCTGATACCAAAAAAAAGACATTTACGTATACagaaccaatacctcttgctgAAGCAGTGGTAATAAATAAACGTATTGAGGAAAAATTATACCCACAAAATGCGTCAAgtcataattattttcttagaaATTGTTTGAATTGTACAGACAAACCATATCCTGCCTTTGTAAATCAAATTTCTCGCACAAATTCTAACCAGTAG